The Methanocella arvoryzae MRE50 genome includes a region encoding these proteins:
- a CDS encoding carboxymuconolactone decarboxylase family protein, with protein MEKDRYERGRSLLMDINANNAEKLVESLKDVAPDMHRYVFEFAYGDIYSRPGLDVKTRELATVAALTAMGHLPQLKSHIDAALNTGWTKEEIVEVIMQMAVYAGFPAALNALSAADEVFKRRQ; from the coding sequence ATGGAGAAAGATCGGTACGAGCGCGGCAGATCGCTGCTCATGGACATCAATGCAAACAATGCCGAAAAGCTGGTAGAATCCCTCAAAGACGTTGCGCCAGACATGCACAGGTACGTCTTCGAGTTCGCGTACGGGGACATCTACAGCAGGCCGGGGCTTGACGTAAAGACCAGAGAACTGGCCACTGTGGCTGCGCTGACAGCGATGGGCCACCTCCCCCAATTGAAGTCACACATAGACGCCGCCCTCAACACGGGCTGGACTAAAGAGGAGATCGTAGAGGTCATCATGCAAATGGCCGTATACGCAGGATTCCCGGCGGCGCTGAATGCATTATCTGCTGCGGACGAGGTCTTCAAGAGAAGGCAGTGA
- a CDS encoding IS1634 family transposase has product MGSFIRKKKDGDNEYFYEVTTTYDPSIKRSRQKVKYLGKNIDGKPSRVRLCHPKTCFNYGELLPALNIMKELGVEDILQGLLNEKDSMAVQALALNRVLKPVPALMLESWYESSILCKMHPGLRLKSQHISELLERLGSDDVPDRFMDRWTRAHGNGAALVFDITSLSSHSTQISLLEYGYNREHNTLEQVNLGMVVDQKTGLPLMYDLYPGSIVDVLTLVNTLKRIRTRGITEYSLVLDRGFFSKGNIRELVREKASFIIPGSHTLKSVKELISTCRDIRNPVYLEKYNDKTIYVKPVKLEIDEVTLNGFLYYSPTREQDEKECFMSRLYDMRTRLQEKELQSWMNPQDTFESITGSLQPFFSYKVRENRFIVEIKNNAVAQRLNKMGRFLLLYHGAAPAWDECLAMYREKDLVEKAFKTIKSDVRLKPLNVKKTETLKGLLFTCFLALSIRMRLLRLMKENGLLKEYTVESMLFELEKLKKIELENGEMIMTEPTKKVKEILKTLNLEP; this is encoded by the coding sequence ATGGGGAGTTTTATCAGAAAGAAAAAGGATGGGGATAACGAGTATTTCTATGAGGTAACTACCACCTACGATCCGAGCATTAAACGCAGCAGGCAGAAAGTCAAATACCTGGGCAAAAACATCGATGGAAAACCCAGTCGTGTCAGACTCTGTCATCCTAAAACCTGCTTTAATTACGGCGAACTACTCCCCGCTCTGAACATTATGAAAGAACTCGGAGTAGAGGATATCCTCCAGGGTCTTTTGAATGAGAAGGATTCCATGGCAGTACAGGCCTTGGCATTGAATCGTGTACTCAAACCGGTGCCAGCGTTAATGTTGGAATCATGGTACGAGTCATCCATCCTGTGTAAAATGCATCCGGGTTTACGGTTGAAGAGTCAGCATATTAGCGAACTCCTGGAGCGTCTCGGATCTGACGATGTGCCGGATCGATTTATGGACCGGTGGACGAGAGCGCATGGTAACGGGGCTGCGCTCGTGTTCGATATTACCAGCCTTTCATCCCATTCTACTCAAATAAGTCTTCTGGAGTATGGGTATAATCGTGAGCATAACACGTTGGAACAGGTTAACCTGGGCATGGTCGTAGATCAAAAGACTGGGTTGCCGTTAATGTATGACCTGTACCCCGGAAGCATTGTCGACGTGCTGACACTGGTTAATACGTTAAAACGGATCCGGACACGGGGAATAACAGAGTATTCACTCGTCCTGGATCGTGGCTTCTTCAGTAAAGGCAACATACGTGAACTGGTAAGGGAAAAGGCCAGTTTCATCATACCCGGGAGCCATACCCTGAAAAGTGTTAAAGAACTGATCAGTACTTGCCGGGATATCCGTAATCCAGTGTACCTCGAGAAATATAATGATAAAACCATTTACGTTAAACCGGTCAAGCTTGAAATTGATGAGGTTACTCTTAATGGATTCTTGTATTACAGTCCCACTCGGGAGCAGGATGAGAAAGAGTGTTTCATGAGCCGACTGTACGATATGCGCACCCGGTTGCAGGAGAAAGAGCTTCAATCCTGGATGAACCCACAGGATACCTTTGAAAGCATCACTGGCAGCCTGCAACCATTCTTCTCCTACAAGGTACGAGAGAACCGTTTTATCGTCGAGATCAAGAATAACGCGGTGGCTCAAAGATTGAATAAGATGGGCCGCTTCCTACTCTTGTATCATGGTGCTGCGCCCGCGTGGGATGAATGTTTAGCCATGTACCGGGAGAAGGACCTCGTTGAGAAAGCCTTCAAGACCATAAAAAGCGACGTCCGGCTTAAACCATTGAACGTGAAGAAGACTGAGACGTTGAAAGGACTCCTCTTCACCTGTTTCTTAGCGCTCAGTATACGAATGAGGCTGCTACGCTTGATGAAAGAAAACGGTTTGCTTAAAGAGTATACGGTCGAGTCAATGCTTTTCGAATTGGAGAAGTTGAAAAAGATCGAGTTAGAAAACGGCGAAATGATCATGACCGAGCCTACAAAAAAGGTTAAAGAAATCCTGAAAACCCTCAACCTCGAACCATAG
- a CDS encoding S1C family serine protease, with amino-acid sequence MDPITIPVSATGEATERTVHESPRPVDGELLDAYSRTVVSVVEKVSPSVVKIDIKRKMLVRQSFFNQAEQEVPGSGSGFIFTPDGYILTNSHVVHEASQIDVILSDGRKFPARVIGDDPATDLAVVKIEAPNLVHATLGDSQSLKVGQLVIAIGNPYGFQCTVTSGVVSAVGRSLRTYNGRLIDDVIQTDASLNPGNSGGPLVNSAGEVIGINSAIILPAQGICFAIPSSIAKFVASKLMRDGKIRRGRIGVAGQNVVIKDEIVESLKLSSNQGVLVVNLERGSPADRTGLVAGDVIIGLDDKPVNNVDDLHKLLSEEKIGVPATLTIVRMYDKRQMKITPEEQPDGPMKRIPVE; translated from the coding sequence ATGGATCCCATAACAATTCCAGTTTCCGCTACAGGAGAGGCGACAGAGAGAACTGTCCATGAAAGCCCCAGGCCTGTCGATGGAGAGTTGCTCGATGCATACTCCAGGACTGTGGTCAGTGTAGTAGAAAAAGTCAGCCCCTCAGTCGTGAAGATAGATATCAAGCGTAAGATGCTGGTCAGGCAGTCGTTTTTCAACCAGGCCGAACAGGAGGTGCCGGGCAGCGGCTCCGGCTTCATCTTCACCCCTGACGGCTATATCCTGACCAACAGCCACGTCGTCCACGAGGCATCCCAGATCGACGTCATACTGTCCGACGGCAGAAAGTTCCCGGCCAGGGTGATCGGCGACGATCCGGCCACAGACCTGGCAGTAGTCAAGATTGAGGCGCCCAACCTGGTGCACGCCACCCTGGGCGACTCCCAGTCGCTCAAAGTAGGACAGCTGGTCATCGCGATCGGAAATCCTTACGGCTTCCAGTGTACAGTCACTTCGGGCGTGGTCAGCGCGGTTGGAAGATCGCTCCGGACGTACAACGGCCGGCTCATCGACGACGTCATCCAGACCGACGCGTCTCTCAACCCCGGCAACTCCGGAGGGCCGCTGGTGAACTCCGCCGGAGAAGTCATCGGCATCAACTCCGCCATCATCTTACCGGCCCAGGGCATCTGCTTTGCCATACCCTCCAGCATCGCAAAGTTCGTCGCCTCGAAGCTGATGAGGGACGGCAAGATCAGGCGTGGCCGCATAGGAGTTGCAGGCCAGAACGTGGTCATCAAGGACGAGATAGTCGAGTCTCTCAAGCTCAGCTCTAACCAGGGTGTGCTTGTGGTCAACCTCGAACGTGGCAGCCCCGCCGACAGGACTGGCCTCGTAGCCGGCGATGTTATCATCGGCCTGGACGACAAGCCCGTCAACAACGTGGACGACCTCCACAAGCTGCTCAGCGAAGAAAAGATCGGCGTCCCGGCGACCCTCACCATCGTCCGGATGTATGACAAGCGGCAGATGAAGATCACCCCGGAAGAACAGCCCGACGGGCCGATGAAGCGCATACCCGTCGAATAA
- a CDS encoding DUF362 domain-containing protein, whose amino-acid sequence MTSTVYFARLKTGKTRVNTITKIQKLFDAAGFGNIIAEDELVPVKVHFGERGNDTYVRPVYVRQVVDKIKARGGKPFLTDTNTLYSGSRHDSVEHLITAVEHGFSYSVVNAPCIIADGLISDNYREVPIKGKHFQSVKIASDILSPRSMIVLSHVKGHGMAGFGGAIKNLGMGCAPAEGKMDQHRGLRPLVDEKGCVGCGRCAAVCPRIAVHMEQDIAVVDDEVCIGCGECMTVCPVGSISFNWEKDIVPFMEMMTEYALGAVQGKEGRIGYMNFLIHITPECDCVPWSDAPIVPDIGILASTDPIAIDMASFDLVKQQIGLRDSRLKDHFEPGEDKFEGTWEKTKGLVQIQYGESIGLGSSKYTLKEIR is encoded by the coding sequence ATGACTTCGACGGTTTACTTTGCGAGGCTGAAGACTGGAAAGACGAGGGTCAACACGATCACCAAGATTCAGAAGCTCTTCGACGCGGCGGGGTTCGGCAACATCATCGCCGAGGATGAGCTGGTGCCGGTGAAGGTACACTTCGGAGAGCGGGGTAACGATACGTATGTGCGGCCGGTCTATGTCAGGCAGGTGGTGGACAAGATCAAGGCGAGGGGCGGCAAGCCGTTCCTCACTGACACAAACACACTGTATTCTGGCAGCAGACATGATTCTGTGGAGCACCTCATCACCGCTGTCGAGCATGGGTTCAGCTATTCGGTCGTGAATGCCCCGTGCATTATTGCAGACGGCCTGATCAGCGATAATTATCGGGAAGTGCCGATTAAGGGCAAGCATTTTCAGAGCGTGAAAATCGCGAGCGACATCCTCTCGCCCAGGAGCATGATCGTCCTTTCACACGTCAAAGGCCACGGCATGGCCGGTTTTGGGGGAGCGATCAAAAACCTGGGCATGGGATGCGCGCCGGCTGAAGGCAAGATGGATCAGCACAGGGGCTTACGGCCCCTCGTGGATGAGAAAGGCTGCGTAGGCTGCGGGCGCTGCGCTGCGGTCTGCCCCAGGATTGCGGTGCACATGGAACAGGATATCGCAGTAGTGGACGACGAGGTCTGCATTGGCTGCGGCGAGTGCATGACCGTTTGCCCTGTCGGATCCATCAGCTTCAACTGGGAGAAAGACATCGTTCCGTTTATGGAGATGATGACGGAGTATGCCCTTGGAGCAGTCCAGGGCAAGGAGGGGCGGATCGGCTACATGAATTTTCTGATTCATATTACGCCCGAATGCGACTGCGTCCCATGGAGTGACGCCCCGATCGTCCCGGACATCGGCATTCTGGCCTCCACAGATCCGATAGCAATCGACATGGCAAGCTTCGATCTCGTGAAGCAGCAGATCGGGCTCCGGGACAGCAGGCTCAAGGATCATTTCGAGCCCGGGGAGGACAAGTTCGAGGGCACATGGGAGAAGACGAAAGGCCTGGTCCAGATCCAGTACGGAGAGAGCATCGGGCTGGGGTCGAGTAAGTATACCTTGAAGGAAATCCGGTAA
- a CDS encoding FKBP-type peptidyl-prolyl cis-trans isomerase — MISRKGWIPAILLVLSLVLIAGCTGPAEKTVKAGDNVTVDYIGWFDNGTIFDTSIASVAQDAGIYHPLKDYTPLSFIASSGSMISGFDNATMGMKIGESKNVTLSPAEAYGEYDPEMIIPVNMTDLTSQNITPYVNQTLYVGYTGQQVRVHSIPNNTTVLIDVNHPMAGKTLNFQITVRDIQPGNV; from the coding sequence ATGATATCTAGAAAAGGCTGGATACCGGCAATTCTGCTGGTATTGTCGCTGGTTTTAATCGCCGGTTGTACCGGGCCGGCAGAAAAGACCGTGAAAGCGGGAGATAATGTCACCGTAGATTACATCGGCTGGTTCGACAATGGCACGATTTTCGACACATCCATTGCATCCGTAGCGCAGGATGCGGGCATCTACCACCCGTTGAAAGACTATACCCCCCTGTCGTTCATCGCAAGCTCAGGCAGCATGATCTCGGGCTTCGACAACGCGACGATGGGCATGAAGATCGGGGAATCGAAGAACGTCACCCTGTCCCCGGCTGAAGCGTACGGAGAGTACGACCCTGAGATGATCATACCGGTCAACATGACCGACCTGACTTCCCAGAATATTACGCCTTATGTAAATCAGACGTTATACGTAGGCTATACCGGCCAGCAGGTCAGAGTCCACAGTATACCGAACAATACGACAGTGCTCATCGACGTCAACCACCCTATGGCAGGTAAGACTCTGAACTTCCAGATCACGGTAAGAGATATTCAGCCGGGTAACGTTTAA
- a CDS encoding MFS transporter, with the protein MVEAIDRKMILLITGIAAFITPFLGASMNVALPQVGAEFQPDAVLLGWVVTAYLLSTAIFIVPFGRLSDMYGRRIVFIAGMTATAVFTLMSAVSDTIWLLLLSRVLQGIGSAMIFGTSVAILTSSFPPKDRGKVLGINVALVYLGLSLGPVVGGIITQQVGWRYIFVLNGVLSLIALGFTLWKLKEDVQCAEKAPFDIGGCAIYGIMLFALMYGLSLLPDISGAFWIVGGLVALAIFIWWELRHKAPVVKLSLFVNNVSFTFSNAAALINYSATFSVSFLLSLYLQYIKGMDPQTAGLILIAAPVMQAVLSPLAGRLSDRMEPQYVASAGMAITTVGLLLFTLLSSETSLLYIVGSLILIGLGFALFSSPNTNAIMSSVDRCDYGVASGMVSTMRLVGQMLSLGIAMLTFSVFIGRVQITPEQYPLLITSIKVAFIISAVLCAAGILASMARGKMRKNTSEPVVQKA; encoded by the coding sequence ATGGTAGAAGCAATAGACAGGAAAATGATCCTGCTGATCACGGGTATCGCCGCCTTTATTACTCCCTTTCTGGGCGCTTCGATGAACGTCGCCCTACCTCAGGTGGGAGCCGAGTTCCAGCCTGACGCCGTACTGCTGGGGTGGGTGGTGACTGCTTATCTCTTGTCTACTGCCATATTTATCGTGCCTTTTGGCAGACTTTCCGACATGTACGGCCGGCGCATCGTCTTCATCGCCGGTATGACGGCGACTGCTGTTTTCACGCTTATGTCTGCCGTATCGGACACCATCTGGCTGCTTCTCCTGTCAAGGGTACTCCAGGGAATCGGCAGCGCGATGATATTCGGCACGAGCGTGGCCATCCTGACGTCCTCCTTCCCCCCGAAAGACCGGGGCAAAGTGCTAGGTATCAACGTGGCCCTCGTTTACCTGGGCTTATCGCTGGGCCCTGTCGTGGGTGGCATTATCACCCAGCAGGTCGGCTGGCGGTACATCTTCGTCCTCAACGGAGTCCTGAGCCTGATCGCCCTTGGCTTTACCCTGTGGAAGCTGAAAGAAGATGTCCAGTGTGCCGAAAAAGCCCCGTTCGACATCGGCGGCTGCGCGATCTACGGTATCATGCTCTTCGCATTGATGTACGGCCTGTCCCTGCTCCCGGATATCTCCGGAGCCTTCTGGATTGTCGGAGGCCTGGTTGCGCTGGCGATCTTCATCTGGTGGGAGCTGAGGCACAAAGCACCTGTAGTCAAGCTCTCATTGTTCGTGAATAACGTCTCGTTCACCTTCTCCAACGCAGCAGCTTTGATCAACTACAGCGCCACCTTCTCGGTGTCTTTCCTGCTCAGCCTGTATCTGCAGTATATCAAAGGGATGGACCCCCAGACGGCGGGCCTTATACTGATAGCAGCCCCCGTAATGCAGGCTGTGTTGTCACCCCTCGCCGGCAGGCTGTCCGACAGGATGGAGCCGCAGTACGTGGCATCGGCGGGCATGGCTATCACCACAGTCGGCCTGCTGCTCTTTACGCTGCTCAGCTCGGAGACGTCATTGCTGTACATCGTAGGCAGCCTCATCCTCATCGGCCTTGGCTTCGCGCTCTTCTCTTCCCCGAATACTAACGCCATAATGAGCTCGGTAGACCGGTGCGACTACGGTGTGGCATCAGGCATGGTCAGCACCATGCGGCTCGTCGGCCAGATGCTCAGCCTCGGCATCGCCATGCTGACATTCTCCGTCTTCATAGGCCGTGTCCAGATCACCCCCGAGCAGTACCCGCTGCTAATTACGAGCATCAAGGTAGCGTTCATAATCTCGGCAGTACTCTGCGCCGCCGGCATCCTGGCATCTATGGCTAGAGGGAAGATGCGAAAAAACACTTCCGAGCCTGTGGTGCAAAAAGCGTGA
- a CDS encoding GNAT family N-acetyltransferase, with the protein MHYLLRTRSSREGSEMHEPRIRTSRLELIAATVELIRAEMADRDRFSKLLQARVPGEEEDEAWPPENIRDVIGLFSAYLEREPDMAGWLNWYWVLVDDRTDRRILIGNGGFTSRPVNGTVAIGYSVLRQYQGRGYATEAVAALVQWAFEHTEVDRIIAEVVNDNVRSVRVLEKNSFHLVGKGSEEGTSRYELNRFSF; encoded by the coding sequence ATGCATTATCTGCTGCGGACGAGGTCTTCAAGAGAAGGCAGTGAGATGCACGAGCCCAGGATTCGTACTTCCAGGCTGGAGCTGATCGCTGCCACCGTCGAGCTGATCAGAGCTGAGATGGCCGATCGAGACCGATTTTCAAAGTTGCTGCAAGCCCGGGTGCCCGGTGAAGAGGAAGACGAAGCCTGGCCCCCGGAAAACATCCGTGACGTCATCGGCCTGTTCTCCGCTTACCTCGAGCGGGAACCCGATATGGCCGGCTGGCTCAACTGGTACTGGGTGCTGGTCGACGATAGGACAGATCGGAGAATTTTAATAGGCAACGGCGGCTTCACCTCCAGACCGGTCAACGGCACCGTAGCCATCGGCTATTCAGTATTAAGGCAATACCAGGGCAGAGGCTATGCGACAGAAGCTGTCGCAGCGCTGGTACAGTGGGCGTTTGAGCATACAGAGGTCGACCGCATAATCGCCGAGGTCGTTAACGATAATGTCCGTTCTGTAAGGGTATTAGAGAAAAACAGCTTCCACCTTGTTGGAAAAGGGTCGGAAGAAGGCACCAGCCGCTACGAGCTAAACCGTTTTAGTTTTTAA
- a CDS encoding GNAT family N-acetyltransferase, with amino-acid sequence MIRIVTTSPPQTGIPYLGPVLFKAAEDMNPSKREKYMHKVIEAVIAEINMLSPNYTYIHLMPGHRDVRPFMWHDFLERCNYTYLVDLDPPLEEILAGFDKDARRLIRETGKKGLEFRESPDVDAFYEIMQKRYAEQGLAIPIISPQYLSDLLEAFPENLRMYSLRHGDEIISIVIVAIYHGKMIYWMGNPRISNGISGNEYLIWESILRAKAKGCKEFEINGAGERRLYQFKSKFNPRLEVCYVVYKKDRLGSMAEWAYANFVKKIRA; translated from the coding sequence ATGATCAGGATTGTGACGACGTCACCCCCTCAGACAGGTATCCCGTACCTCGGCCCCGTACTGTTCAAAGCAGCAGAGGATATGAATCCCAGTAAAAGGGAAAAATACATGCACAAAGTTATCGAAGCCGTTATCGCCGAGATCAACATGCTCAGCCCAAACTACACGTACATCCACCTGATGCCCGGGCACAGAGACGTCAGGCCGTTTATGTGGCACGATTTTCTGGAGAGGTGCAACTACACATACTTAGTTGATCTTGATCCGCCGCTAGAAGAGATTCTGGCCGGCTTTGACAAGGATGCCAGACGCCTGATAAGGGAAACAGGCAAGAAAGGCCTTGAATTCAGGGAGAGCCCAGATGTCGACGCGTTTTACGAAATCATGCAAAAACGATATGCCGAACAAGGATTGGCCATACCAATCATAAGTCCCCAATATTTGAGTGATCTGCTCGAGGCATTCCCGGAGAACCTGAGGATGTACTCGCTACGGCACGGAGATGAGATTATTTCGATTGTCATAGTAGCGATATACCATGGCAAGATGATATACTGGATGGGCAACCCGAGAATAAGTAACGGAATTTCGGGTAACGAGTACTTGATATGGGAATCAATCCTGAGGGCTAAAGCCAAAGGCTGCAAGGAATTTGAAATCAACGGAGCCGGAGAACGCCGTCTATACCAGTTCAAATCGAAGTTCAATCCACGGCTAGAGGTCTGTTACGTGGTCTATAAGAAGGACAGACTGGGCTCAATGGCAGAGTGGGCGTATGCCAACTTTGTGAAAAAGATCAGGGCCTGA